One window of Candidatus Paceibacterota bacterium genomic DNA carries:
- a CDS encoding PBP1A family penicillin-binding protein produces MQIKKKILRLIKKKWFPQALLICLALFFLGSGAFIIWISTLEMPNLNTFETRTVSQSTKIYDRTGKVLLYDIHQGVKRDSIPSSEMSQNIKKAVVAIEDAEFYEHHGIKPTAILRAFIVNIMSLQLSQGGSTITQQVVKNSLLTNERTITRKIKEWVLALKLERMMDKDSILTLYLNESPFGGNIYGIEEASQTFYGKKASELTIAESAYIASLLKAPTFFSPYGKNKDQLEARKNLVLDRMFQNKFITQEEYSAAKAEVVAFLPQEPTGIRAPHFVAYVTNLLEKKYGTEALQAGGLKVITTLDYGLQQKAEEIVKKFALENQKKFNAENAAMVAIDPTTGDILAMVGSRDYFDKKIDGNFNVTTALRQPGSAFKPIVYATAFNEGYQPETVLFDLPTEFSSECNPDGTPKHPDATCYKPSNYDDQFKGPLSLRRALAESRNIPSIETLYLAGIKSSIKTAQDLGITSLTNPDNYGLTLVLGGAEVSPLELTSAYGVFANNGVRNPYQSILEVKDHTGQTLEKEELHPSEVLPEQSALKISSILSDDDARSGTYGRHSVLYFEGRDVAAKTGTTNDYRDTWIVGYTPHLVVGAWAGNNDNRPMEKKVAGLVVAPMWSAFMNEALKQLPVENFKKPAFEDLSNLAPPMRGVWQGGQTYFVDKISGKVATDFTPPELREERAVPDIHSILYWIDKDDPTGGRPANPNDDPQFSHWEYAVRKWVSGQGIAEGGSIPTDTDPLHNPRFAPEVTITSPTQESVHQSRERIVVSVLHSGHFDLSKIDYFLNGTYLGSSTGEPYSFSFVPKDSQFAKGENTLKAVAYDAAQNKSETSVSFMIQ; encoded by the coding sequence ATGCAGATTAAGAAAAAAATCCTGCGACTCATAAAAAAGAAGTGGTTTCCTCAAGCCCTTCTTATCTGTCTCGCTCTCTTCTTCCTTGGAAGCGGAGCTTTTATTATTTGGATTTCCACCTTGGAAATGCCGAATCTCAACACTTTTGAAACCCGTACCGTAAGCCAATCCACAAAAATATACGACCGAACCGGTAAAGTGCTCCTCTATGACATCCACCAGGGTGTGAAAAGAGACAGTATCCCCTCGAGTGAAATGTCGCAAAACATAAAAAAAGCGGTGGTGGCCATTGAGGACGCTGAGTTTTACGAGCACCACGGCATCAAGCCGACAGCGATACTTCGGGCTTTTATTGTAAATATCATGTCATTGCAGTTGAGCCAAGGCGGTTCAACTATTACTCAGCAAGTGGTGAAAAATTCCCTCCTCACAAACGAGCGCACTATAACCAGAAAAATCAAAGAATGGGTTTTGGCGCTCAAGCTTGAGCGGATGATGGATAAAGATTCAATTCTCACCTTATATCTCAACGAAAGCCCGTTCGGGGGCAACATCTACGGAATTGAGGAAGCAAGCCAGACTTTTTACGGCAAAAAAGCGTCAGAACTTACTATCGCAGAGAGCGCATATATCGCTTCTCTTCTTAAAGCTCCCACTTTCTTCTCCCCTTACGGAAAAAACAAAGACCAGCTTGAGGCGAGAAAAAACTTGGTGCTCGATAGAATGTTTCAGAATAAATTTATAACACAAGAGGAATATTCAGCTGCAAAAGCTGAAGTGGTAGCATTCCTTCCGCAAGAACCGACCGGCATACGCGCTCCCCACTTTGTCGCATATGTTACCAATCTTCTAGAAAAAAAATATGGCACTGAAGCTCTTCAGGCAGGCGGATTAAAAGTTATTACTACGCTTGATTACGGACTTCAGCAAAAGGCAGAAGAAATTGTAAAAAAATTCGCGCTTGAAAATCAGAAAAAATTTAACGCAGAAAATGCTGCGATGGTAGCCATCGACCCCACTACTGGAGACATTCTCGCAATGGTTGGTTCCAGAGATTATTTTGACAAAAAAATTGACGGTAATTTCAATGTCACTACGGCACTGCGCCAGCCCGGTTCAGCATTCAAACCAATCGTCTATGCAACAGCATTTAATGAGGGGTACCAGCCTGAAACAGTCCTCTTCGATCTTCCCACTGAATTTTCAAGCGAATGTAACCCCGACGGCACGCCAAAACATCCCGATGCGACTTGTTACAAGCCGTCCAACTACGATGATCAATTCAAAGGGCCTTTGAGTTTGCGCCGAGCGCTTGCCGAATCAAGAAACATTCCTTCAATTGAGACGTTGTATTTGGCAGGAATCAAAAGTTCAATTAAAACCGCTCAAGACCTCGGTATCACAAGCCTCACAAATCCTGACAATTACGGACTCACGCTCGTGCTTGGAGGCGCAGAAGTGTCTCCGCTCGAACTCACAAGCGCTTACGGCGTATTTGCAAATAACGGAGTGAGAAACCCGTATCAAAGTATTCTTGAGGTGAAGGACCATACAGGACAAACATTGGAAAAAGAGGAATTGCATCCATCTGAGGTTCTTCCTGAACAGTCAGCTCTTAAAATATCCAGCATCCTCTCGGACGATGACGCCCGATCCGGAACATACGGGAGACATTCTGTCCTTTATTTTGAAGGAAGAGATGTTGCTGCAAAAACTGGTACCACAAACGACTACCGGGATACTTGGATCGTTGGATATACTCCTCACTTGGTTGTGGGAGCATGGGCAGGAAACAATGACAATCGTCCGATGGAGAAAAAAGTGGCGGGACTTGTTGTTGCACCGATGTGGAGCGCATTTATGAATGAAGCTTTGAAACAGCTTCCCGTGGAGAATTTCAAAAAACCAGCGTTCGAAGATCTTTCAAACCTCGCTCCTCCTATGCGAGGGGTGTGGCAGGGAGGCCAAACCTATTTTGTCGACAAAATTTCTGGCAAAGTCGCGACGGATTTCACTCCACCAGAGCTCCGAGAGGAACGAGCTGTGCCTGACATCCATTCAATCCTCTATTGGATAGACAAAGATGACCCGACAGGAGGAAGACCGGCGAATCCGAACGATGATCCGCAATTTTCACATTGGGAATACGCTGTAAGGAAATGGGTTTCTGGACAAGGTATCGCCGAGGGGGGAAGCATCCCCACAGATACTGACCCGCTCCATAATCCCCGATTCGCTCCAGAGGTCACTATCACAAGTCCAACACAAGAAAGCGTTCACCAATCCAGGGAAAGAATAGTTGTGAGCGTATTGCATTCCGGACATTTCGATCTCTCTAAAATTGATTACTTTCTGAATGGCACATATCTCGGATCAAGCACGGGAGAGCCATACTCATTCTCGTTCGTACCGAAAGATTCTCAATTCGCAAAAGGAGAAAACACTTTAAAAGCTGTCGCGTATGACGCTGCCCAAAATAAGTCGGAAACTTCGGTTTCCTTTATGATTCAATGA
- a CDS encoding crossover junction endodeoxyribonuclease RuvC translates to MKVLAIDPGYERLGIAIIEKENRGKEKLLFSECFQTKAAFPFPERLRQIGEEIEKIIKEYKPEFFAIEKLFFNKNQKTAMLVSESYGAILQIAAKNNLEIREFTPPEIKVATTGSGRADKRQIIQMLPKLLEIKEEIKHDDEYDAIAVGLTFFAVYRP, encoded by the coding sequence ATGAAGGTTCTCGCTATTGATCCTGGGTACGAACGCCTTGGCATTGCTATTATCGAAAAAGAAAATCGCGGAAAAGAAAAACTTCTTTTTTCAGAATGTTTCCAAACTAAAGCGGCATTCCCCTTCCCCGAACGGCTTCGCCAAATCGGAGAGGAAATAGAAAAAATCATAAAGGAATACAAGCCTGAATTTTTCGCTATTGAAAAACTTTTTTTCAATAAAAATCAAAAAACGGCGATGCTTGTGTCTGAAAGCTATGGAGCAATCTTGCAGATCGCAGCGAAAAATAACCTTGAGATTCGCGAATTCACACCTCCCGAAATTAAAGTAGCGACGACAGGATCAGGACGCGCGGACAAGCGTCAAATTATTCAAATGCTCCCCAAACTTCTCGAAATAAAAGAAGAAATAAAGCACGATGATGAGTATGATGCTATCGCTGTTGGACTCACCTTTTTTGCCGTTTATAGGCCTTAA
- the tsaE gene encoding tRNA (adenosine(37)-N6)-threonylcarbamoyltransferase complex ATPase subunit type 1 TsaE: MKKVSKSLEETEKISKDFVSKLPATSNKLKATLVGLHGDLGAGKTTFMKGIAKAFGIEEDITSPTFIIEKLFKLKAREFDHLIHIDAYRLESSRELLNLGWKEISENPKNIIFIEWPEKVSDILPKEMQHIYFKHVDETTREISFE; encoded by the coding sequence ATGAAAAAAGTGAGCAAGAGTTTGGAAGAAACAGAAAAAATTTCGAAGGATTTTGTATCGAAGCTACCAGCTACGAGCAACAAGCTAAAAGCTACCCTCGTCGGTCTGCATGGGGATTTGGGCGCGGGCAAAACCACCTTCATGAAAGGTATAGCAAAAGCTTTTGGAATAGAGGAAGATATAACCAGCCCTACGTTTATTATTGAAAAACTTTTCAAATTGAAAGCTAGAGAGTTTGATCATCTCATTCATATTGATGCGTATCGCCTCGAGAGCTCGCGTGAACTTTTGAATTTGGGCTGGAAAGAAATTTCTGAAAATCCAAAGAATATTATTTTCATCGAATGGCCGGAAAAAGTCTCAGATATTCTGCCCAAAGAAATGCAGCATATTTATTTTAAACACGTAGACGAAACGACCCGAGAAATTTCTTTTGAATAA
- the tyrS gene encoding tyrosine--tRNA ligase: protein MTLEKKDEIDNLLNHGIEQIYPTRDFLKAKLERGEKLSLYLGIDPTGPSLHIGHAIVLKKLRDFQRFGVKIILLIGDFTGMIGDPTDKTAVRKTQTKEEVLANAKLYKKQASLFLQFSGANKAELKYNSKWLSKMSFEDVVHLASHFTVQQMLERDMFQKRFSEQKPIHLHEFLYPLMQGYDSVALDVDGEIGGNDQTFNMLAGRTLMKQLKGKEKFVITMKLLADSGGLKMGKTTNNAVSLADSPNEMFGKVMSWSDGMILSGFELCTDVSSLEIENIKNDLKNGTNPKDIKVRLAKEVVALYHSSRDADEAEKNFTETFSRKGISDDAEVFSAASGEKIIDVIVRAKLVASKTEARRLFDEGAVSEIGGEKITDQAFGVTKDINVKVGKHRFLKIKVS from the coding sequence ATGACACTAGAGAAAAAAGACGAGATTGATAATCTCCTCAATCACGGAATTGAACAGATCTATCCTACTCGCGACTTTCTTAAGGCAAAACTTGAGAGAGGTGAAAAGCTCTCCCTCTACCTCGGTATTGACCCTACAGGGCCATCTCTTCATATCGGCCATGCTATTGTCCTTAAAAAACTGCGCGATTTCCAAAGATTTGGCGTCAAAATAATTCTTCTTATCGGAGATTTTACTGGGATGATTGGTGATCCGACTGATAAGACTGCTGTCCGCAAAACCCAAACAAAGGAAGAAGTGCTTGCCAATGCCAAGCTCTATAAGAAACAAGCCTCGCTCTTTTTGCAATTTAGCGGAGCGAACAAGGCGGAGCTCAAATATAATTCAAAATGGCTCTCCAAAATGTCGTTTGAAGATGTGGTGCATCTCGCTTCGCATTTTACAGTACAACAGATGCTTGAACGAGATATGTTCCAAAAAAGATTTTCTGAACAGAAGCCGATTCACCTTCACGAATTTCTCTATCCTTTGATGCAAGGATACGACTCTGTAGCGCTCGATGTTGATGGAGAGATCGGCGGGAACGATCAGACATTCAATATGCTTGCTGGCCGTACGCTCATGAAACAGCTCAAGGGAAAAGAAAAATTTGTGATCACCATGAAGCTCCTCGCAGATTCAGGCGGACTTAAGATGGGGAAGACGACCAATAATGCCGTTTCTCTCGCTGATTCCCCAAACGAGATGTTTGGAAAGGTGATGAGTTGGTCTGACGGGATGATTTTGTCCGGATTCGAGCTCTGTACGGACGTCTCTTCTCTTGAAATTGAAAATATTAAAAATGATTTAAAAAACGGCACTAATCCAAAAGATATTAAAGTCCGATTGGCGAAAGAAGTCGTTGCCCTTTATCACAGCTCAAGAGATGCAGACGAGGCTGAGAAAAATTTTACTGAAACTTTTTCAAGAAAAGGAATATCTGACGATGCGGAAGTTTTTTCCGCCGCATCAGGAGAAAAAATTATTGATGTCATCGTCAGAGCAAAATTAGTTGCCTCAAAAACAGAAGCTCGCCGTCTTTTCGACGAAGGGGCGGTATCTGAAATAGGAGGAGAGAAGATCACTGACCAAGCGTTCGGAGTTACCAAGGATATAAATGTAAAAGTGGGCAAGCATAGATTTCTTAAGATCAAAGTTTCATAA
- the dnaN gene encoding DNA polymerase III subunit beta — MKIECTKEKLFGAVSKAEKISGKHLTLPVLSCILLEAKKNALFVRATNLDVGVEISFPVKVDEEGIVAVSGSVLSGFLSNLYTDKNIKLETTKGNLSLTGGKTSITIKSLPHEDFPTIPKIQDGTVFHLESNDLLKGLTSVWYASGTSSMKPELSSVYMYAENDSLVFVATDSFRLAEKRIKTKKPKDFSHVLIPFKNVLEIVRIFEEVKGEITVEANKNQISFSADGIYLTSRVVDGVFPDYKQIIPKKFGTEVILLKQDLVNTLKISNIFSDAFRQVHMKADPKKEIFEVQTKNADVGESISSPEAALTGEPIEINFNFKYIMDCFQSIDADSVSLEFSALNRPMVMRGVADRSFTYLVMPMNK, encoded by the coding sequence ATGAAGATAGAGTGTACAAAAGAAAAATTATTCGGAGCTGTATCAAAAGCAGAAAAAATTTCAGGCAAGCATCTTACCCTTCCTGTTTTAAGTTGTATTCTTCTTGAAGCGAAGAAAAATGCTTTATTTGTACGAGCGACAAATTTAGATGTGGGAGTTGAAATATCTTTTCCAGTGAAAGTAGATGAAGAAGGAATTGTCGCAGTTTCTGGTTCGGTACTTTCTGGTTTCCTTTCAAATCTTTATACTGATAAAAATATAAAATTAGAAACAACTAAAGGAAATCTTTCCCTTACCGGCGGGAAAACCTCTATCACCATAAAATCTCTTCCTCATGAAGATTTTCCAACTATCCCCAAGATACAAGATGGAACAGTTTTTCACCTCGAGTCCAATGACCTCTTAAAAGGACTTACCTCTGTTTGGTACGCTTCCGGAACTTCAAGTATGAAGCCAGAACTTTCAAGCGTCTATATGTATGCGGAGAACGATTCTCTTGTTTTTGTTGCTACTGACTCATTCCGCCTTGCAGAAAAGAGAATAAAAACCAAAAAACCGAAAGATTTTTCGCATGTTCTCATCCCATTTAAAAATGTTTTGGAAATTGTGAGAATTTTTGAGGAAGTGAAGGGAGAAATTACTGTGGAAGCAAATAAAAACCAGATTTCGTTCTCTGCAGATGGGATTTATCTTACGTCTCGAGTTGTAGACGGAGTATTTCCTGACTATAAACAGATCATTCCAAAAAAATTCGGAACCGAGGTTATTCTTTTGAAACAAGACTTGGTGAACACCCTGAAAATTTCAAATATATTTTCAGATGCTTTCCGGCAAGTCCACATGAAAGCTGATCCAAAGAAAGAGATTTTTGAAGTGCAGACAAAAAATGCCGACGTTGGAGAAAGCATAAGCTCTCCCGAAGCTGCTCTTACCGGAGAACCTATCGAAATTAATTTTAATTTCAAATACATTATGGATTGTTTCCAGTCCATTGATGCAGACAGTGTTTCTCTCGAGTTTAGCGCGCTTAATCGGCCCATGGTGATGCGAGGCGTGGCTGACAGGTCATTTACCTATCTTGTGATGCCAATGAATAAATAA
- a CDS encoding GspE/PulE family protein translates to MVEFDDDKQKKKVKELYKLEEEELAQELSEKYEMGYLDLSTISINTDALGIVPEEKAHEAKVAIFNMVGKKLQVAVQAPQNEKTIETLRELKTRGYECTLFLVSNASLEKAWSRYKDISFAYETKAGALDISNEEIAAILKNVKTIGDVKKLIEDVLVQKKGYRISKILEIIVAGALATSASDIHIEPEEGYVRLRYRLDGVLLDILTFDRDTYSLLLSRVKLLSGLKLNIKANAQDGRFSVHIDTQNIEIRTSILPGAYSESIVLRILNPKTINVPMEELGIQPKLLKLLEHEISKPNGMILTTGPTGSGKTTTLYSFLKKIHSPEIKIITIEDPIEYHLPGIVQTQTDAEKGYTFLTGLRSALRQDPDVIMVGEIRDSETAEIAINSALTGHLVFSTLHTNDAAGSFPRLIDLGVNPKILTSAINIALAQRLVRTLCQNCKKEIPLEGETEKLIKYILSTIVSAENKIEAKTIWEAVGCEKCNGTGYKGRIGIYEAILTDQAIEKVVEENPSEREIRAAAAPQGLLTLEQDGVIKVLQGVTSLPELQRVIEIKMVS, encoded by the coding sequence ATGGTTGAATTCGACGACGACAAGCAAAAAAAGAAAGTTAAAGAACTCTATAAACTCGAGGAGGAAGAACTCGCTCAGGAACTTTCTGAAAAATATGAAATGGGTTACCTCGATCTTTCCACAATTTCCATCAATACCGATGCTCTTGGAATCGTGCCGGAAGAAAAAGCTCATGAAGCAAAGGTGGCGATCTTCAATATGGTGGGGAAAAAACTTCAAGTTGCCGTCCAAGCTCCTCAAAATGAAAAAACGATTGAAACGCTACGGGAGCTCAAAACCCGCGGATATGAATGCACCTTATTTCTTGTTTCGAACGCGAGCCTAGAAAAAGCATGGTCGCGCTACAAAGACATTTCTTTCGCCTACGAAACAAAAGCGGGAGCGCTTGATATCTCAAATGAGGAGATCGCGGCAATTCTTAAAAATGTAAAGACGATCGGAGACGTCAAAAAACTCATCGAAGATGTGTTGGTGCAGAAAAAAGGCTACCGAATTTCAAAAATTCTCGAGATCATCGTTGCCGGAGCGCTCGCAACTTCTGCATCCGATATCCATATCGAACCTGAAGAGGGATACGTGCGCCTTCGCTACCGACTCGACGGCGTACTCCTCGACATTCTCACCTTTGATCGCGACACCTATTCCCTGCTTCTCTCTCGAGTAAAGCTTCTTTCGGGATTGAAACTCAATATTAAAGCGAATGCGCAAGACGGACGATTCAGCGTTCATATTGATACCCAGAATATTGAGATCCGAACCTCGATCTTGCCCGGAGCGTACAGCGAATCAATCGTGCTTCGTATTTTGAATCCGAAAACCATCAATGTCCCGATGGAAGAGCTTGGCATTCAGCCGAAACTTTTGAAACTACTCGAACATGAAATTTCCAAGCCGAACGGAATGATCCTCACCACTGGGCCTACTGGTTCCGGAAAGACGACGACTTTGTATTCATTCCTGAAAAAAATTCACAGTCCGGAAATCAAGATCATCACCATCGAAGATCCGATTGAATATCACTTGCCCGGAATCGTGCAGACACAGACTGACGCGGAAAAAGGATACACCTTCCTCACAGGACTTCGCTCCGCACTGCGACAAGACCCCGACGTCATCATGGTCGGTGAAATTCGAGATTCAGAAACTGCAGAGATTGCTATCAATTCCGCTCTCACGGGACACCTCGTCTTCTCGACACTTCACACCAACGATGCTGCGGGCTCTTTCCCCCGCCTCATAGACCTCGGCGTGAATCCAAAAATTCTCACTTCAGCGATCAACATTGCTCTAGCCCAAAGACTTGTGCGAACGCTCTGTCAAAATTGCAAAAAAGAAATCCCGCTTGAAGGCGAAACCGAAAAACTTATCAAATACATTCTTTCGACCATCGTCTCGGCTGAAAATAAAATTGAAGCGAAAACAATTTGGGAAGCGGTAGGCTGTGAAAAATGCAACGGAACCGGATATAAAGGACGAATCGGAATTTACGAGGCAATCCTTACTGATCAGGCAATCGAGAAAGTGGTGGAAGAAAATCCAAGCGAACGGGAGATCCGCGCTGCGGCAGCTCCGCAAGGACTTCTCACTTTGGAGCAGGATGGGGTGATAAAAGTACTCCAAGGAGTAACTTCCCTTCCTGAATTACAGAGGGTGATTGAAATAAAAATGGTTTCTTGA
- the ruvB gene encoding Holliday junction branch migration DNA helicase RuvB, whose protein sequence is MKKEQKKNEKGEIKEESGFLDQTLRPSRWQEYIGQKNIKDNLQVLLSAAAERKHPPEHILFYGPPGLGKTTLAHLIAKEISAQMKITSGPAIEKVGDLASILTNLSPGDILFIDEIHRLNKTVEEMLYPAMEAGSLDIIIGKGPSARTIQLDLPPFTLIAATTRVALLSSPLRSRFSGGIFRLEFYTEKEIGEILKRSAKILGVEIHEDGIKEIAKRSRFTPRTANYLLKRCRDFAQVGKKALDKNTVMEALSLLGVDERGLLASDRSLIDVLINKFSGGPVGLGTLSAALSEEEATIEEFNEPYLIQLGFLERTPRGRTATIKAYGHLNIDAPSHLQNKLL, encoded by the coding sequence ATGAAAAAAGAACAGAAAAAAAATGAAAAAGGCGAAATAAAAGAAGAAAGTGGCTTTCTGGACCAGACGCTTCGGCCTTCCCGCTGGCAAGAATACATAGGACAGAAAAATATTAAGGATAATTTGCAGGTTCTCCTCTCTGCCGCGGCCGAAAGGAAGCACCCGCCGGAGCATATCCTCTTTTACGGACCCCCGGGACTTGGGAAAACGACGCTTGCGCACCTCATCGCGAAAGAAATCTCTGCCCAGATGAAAATTACCTCTGGCCCAGCAATCGAAAAAGTAGGCGACCTTGCTTCGATTCTCACCAACCTCTCTCCCGGAGACATTCTCTTCATAGATGAGATCCACCGGCTCAATAAGACCGTCGAAGAAATGCTTTACCCCGCAATGGAGGCGGGCTCGCTCGATATTATTATCGGCAAAGGCCCTTCAGCACGCACAATTCAGCTTGATCTGCCTCCATTTACGCTCATTGCGGCCACTACTCGCGTCGCACTTCTCTCATCGCCCTTGCGCTCCCGTTTTTCAGGAGGAATTTTCCGCCTTGAGTTTTATACGGAAAAAGAAATCGGGGAAATTCTGAAACGCTCTGCAAAAATTCTCGGTGTCGAAATTCATGAAGACGGCATAAAAGAAATCGCGAAACGAAGCCGGTTCACTCCGCGAACTGCGAACTATCTTCTGAAACGATGCCGAGATTTTGCCCAGGTTGGGAAAAAAGCGCTCGATAAAAATACTGTCATGGAGGCGCTCTCACTTCTTGGCGTAGACGAACGAGGACTTCTCGCGTCGGATAGAAGCCTCATCGATGTCCTTATCAACAAATTCTCCGGCGGACCAGTGGGACTTGGCACGCTATCGGCAGCGCTCTCCGAAGAAGAAGCGACTATCGAAGAATTCAACGAACCATATTTAATTCAACTCGGCTTTCTTGAAAGAACTCCTCGTGGAAGAACCGCAACAATCAAAGCCTACGGACATTTAAATATAGACGCACCCTCGCATTTGCAAAACAAATTATTATAA
- a CDS encoding YebC/PmpR family DNA-binding transcriptional regulator, with product MSGHNKWSQIKRQKGVSDAKKSKMFSKFGRLLVIEAKKAGGNLNSPSLKAVIDRAKAANMPNDTIDRALKKASTDKSAAMDSITYESYGPGGCAIIIEALTDNRNKAAQEIKFILSKYGASLAGIGAATWAFKKVGTGWEAQTTVPLEDVDIATLEKLVDELEENDEVQEVFTNAE from the coding sequence ATGTCAGGTCATAACAAATGGAGCCAGATCAAGAGACAGAAAGGTGTTTCAGATGCAAAAAAGAGCAAAATGTTTTCAAAATTCGGCCGCTTGCTTGTTATTGAAGCCAAAAAGGCAGGGGGAAATTTGAATTCTCCGTCTTTAAAGGCTGTTATTGATAGAGCGAAAGCGGCAAATATGCCGAACGACACTATTGATCGGGCTTTGAAGAAAGCTTCGACTGATAAAAGCGCAGCTATGGATTCGATCACGTATGAATCATACGGGCCGGGCGGATGCGCGATAATCATTGAAGCGCTTACCGATAATAGAAACAAGGCGGCGCAAGAAATAAAATTTATTCTTTCTAAATACGGGGCATCGCTTGCCGGCATCGGCGCAGCAACGTGGGCATTCAAAAAAGTCGGCACAGGATGGGAAGCACAGACAACTGTTCCCCTTGAAGATGTTGATATCGCTACACTTGAAAAACTGGTGGACGAACTTGAAGAAAATGATGAGGTGCAGGAAGTCTTCACAAACGCTGAATAA